Proteins from one Peromyscus eremicus chromosome 8a, PerEre_H2_v1, whole genome shotgun sequence genomic window:
- the Npb gene encoding neuropeptide B: protein MAQCGTLVAAALALLLPLLPPALAWYKPAAGPHHYSVGRAAGLLSSFHRFPSTRRSESSALPVGTGPLRLEMRSSLRSLVSASRWWVAGAGGAGAGPQPPPPTQALCVKEVTPNLQSCQRQFNSPGTFQCKADVVLSLQEAECQRPAP, encoded by the coding sequence ATGGCCCAGTGTGGGACGCTGGTGGCCGCAGCCCTGGCGCTGCTCTTGCCGCTCCTGCCGCCAGCCCTTGCGTGGTACAAGCCTGCGGCGGGACCCCACCACTACTCGGTGGGCCGCGCCGCGGGGCTACTGTCCAGCTTCCACAGGTTCCCGTCCACGCGACGCTCCGAGTCCTCAGCACTCCCCGTCGGAACAGGACCCCTGCGCTTGGAGATGCGCTCCAGCCTAAGGAGCCTTGTGAGTGCAAGCCGGTGGTGGGTGGCGGGAGCTGGTGGGGCAGGGGCGGGCCCTCAGCCTCCACCGCCTACCCAGGCCCTGTGTGTCAAAGAGGTGACCCCGAACCTGCAGAGCTGCCAGCGGCAATTCAACAGCCCAGGGACTTTCCAGTGTAAGGCGGACGTCGTCTTGTCGCTGCAGGAGGCTGAATGCCAACGGCCTGcaccctga
- the Pcyt2 gene encoding ethanolamine-phosphate cytidylyltransferase isoform X4 — protein sequence MEGEWAGLAMTWCIMVTPISCARHGPWGTTSSRVCIRMRKLPSIRGPQCLPRRRGTRWYRPSSGWMRWYPLLPTSPHWRHWTNDITLTVDGRDTYEEVKQAGRYRECKRTQGVSTTDLVGRMLLVTKAHHSSQEMSSEYREYADSFGKPPHPTPAGDTLSSEVSSQCPGGQNPWTGVSQFLQTSQKIIQFASGKEPQPGETVIYVAGAFDLFHIGHVDFLEKVHKLAKRPYIIAGLHFDQEVNRYKGKNYPIMNLHERTLSVLACRYVSEVVIGAPYSVTAELLSHFKVDLVCHGKTEIVPDRDGSDPYQEPKRRGIFRQIDSGSDLTTDLIVQRIIKNRLEYEARNQKKEAKELAFLEAMRQQGAQPAGETD from the exons CTATGACATGGTGCATTATGGTCACTCCAATCAGCTGCGCCAGGCACGGGCCATGGGGGACTACCTCATCGCGGGTGTGCATACGGATG AGGAAATTGCCAAGCATAAGGGGCCCCCAGTGTTTACCCAGGAGGAGAGGTACAAGATGGTACAGGCCATCAAGTGGGTGGATGAGGTGGTACCCGCTGCTCCCTACGTCACCACACTGGAGACACTGGACAA ATGACATCACGTTGACAGTAGATGGCCGAGATACCTATGAGGAAGTGAAGCAGGCTGGGAGGTACAG AGAGTGCAAACGCACCCAGGGTGTGTCCACCACAGACCTTGTGGGTCGCATGCTGCTGGTGACCAAGGCCCACCATAGCAGCCAG GAGATGTCCTCCGAGTATCGGGAATATGCTGACAGTTTTGGCAAG CCCCCTCACCCGACACCTGCCGGGGACACACTTTCCTCAGAAGTCTCCTCCCAG TGTCCTGGGGGGCAGAACCCCTGGACAGGGGTGTCCCAGTTTCTACAGACATCCCAGAAGATCATCCAGTTTGCTTCTGGGAAGGAGCCCCAGCCTGGAGAGACAGTCATCTACGTGGCCGGTGCCTTTGACCTGTTCC ACATCGGGCACGTGGACTTCCTAGAGAAGGTGCATAAACTAGCCAAGAGGCCCTACATCATCGCCGGCCTACACTTTGACCAG GAAGTAAACCGATACAAGGGCAAGAACTACCCCATCATGAACCTGCACGAGCGGACTCTCAGTGTGCTGGCCTGCCGG TATGTTTCCGAAGTGGTGATTGGGGCACCGTACTCGGTCACAGCAGAGCTCCTGAGTCACTTCAAG GTGGACCTAGTATGTCATGGGAAGACAGAAATTGTACCTGACAGGGATGGCTCTGACCCCTACCAG GAGCCCAAGAGAAGAGGAATCTTCCGTCAGATCGACAGTGGTAGCGACCTCACTACAGACCTGATTGTGCAAAGGATTATCAAGAACAG GTTGGAGTACGAAGCCCGGAATCAGAAGAAGGAAGCCAAGGAATTGGCCTTTCTGGAGGCCATGAGGCAGCAGGGGGCACAGCCTGCAGGGGAGACTGACTAG
- the Pcyt2 gene encoding ethanolamine-phosphate cytidylyltransferase isoform X7 → MRRDAPWSLGSLRRYGGGVGWTCYDMVHYGHSNQLRQARAMGDYLIAGVHTDDDITLTVDGRDTYEEVKQAGRYRECKRTQGVSTTDLVGRMLLVTKAHHSSQEMSSEYREYADSFGKPPHPTPAGDTLSSEVSSQCPGGQNPWTGVSQFLQTSQKIIQFASGKEPQPGETVIYVAGAFDLFHIGHVDFLEKVHKLAKRPYIIAGLHFDQEVNRYKGKNYPIMNLHERTLSVLACRYVSEVVIGAPYSVTAELLSHFKVDLVCHGKTEIVPDRDGSDPYQEPKRRGIFRQIDSGSDLTTDLIVQRIIKNRLEYEARNQKKEAKELAFLEAMRQQGAQPAGETD, encoded by the exons CTATGACATGGTGCATTATGGTCACTCCAATCAGCTGCGCCAGGCACGGGCCATGGGGGACTACCTCATCGCGGGTGTGCATACGGATG ATGACATCACGTTGACAGTAGATGGCCGAGATACCTATGAGGAAGTGAAGCAGGCTGGGAGGTACAG AGAGTGCAAACGCACCCAGGGTGTGTCCACCACAGACCTTGTGGGTCGCATGCTGCTGGTGACCAAGGCCCACCATAGCAGCCAG GAGATGTCCTCCGAGTATCGGGAATATGCTGACAGTTTTGGCAAG CCCCCTCACCCGACACCTGCCGGGGACACACTTTCCTCAGAAGTCTCCTCCCAG TGTCCTGGGGGGCAGAACCCCTGGACAGGGGTGTCCCAGTTTCTACAGACATCCCAGAAGATCATCCAGTTTGCTTCTGGGAAGGAGCCCCAGCCTGGAGAGACAGTCATCTACGTGGCCGGTGCCTTTGACCTGTTCC ACATCGGGCACGTGGACTTCCTAGAGAAGGTGCATAAACTAGCCAAGAGGCCCTACATCATCGCCGGCCTACACTTTGACCAG GAAGTAAACCGATACAAGGGCAAGAACTACCCCATCATGAACCTGCACGAGCGGACTCTCAGTGTGCTGGCCTGCCGG TATGTTTCCGAAGTGGTGATTGGGGCACCGTACTCGGTCACAGCAGAGCTCCTGAGTCACTTCAAG GTGGACCTAGTATGTCATGGGAAGACAGAAATTGTACCTGACAGGGATGGCTCTGACCCCTACCAG GAGCCCAAGAGAAGAGGAATCTTCCGTCAGATCGACAGTGGTAGCGACCTCACTACAGACCTGATTGTGCAAAGGATTATCAAGAACAG GTTGGAGTACGAAGCCCGGAATCAGAAGAAGGAAGCCAAGGAATTGGCCTTTCTGGAGGCCATGAGGCAGCAGGGGGCACAGCCTGCAGGGGAGACTGACTAG
- the Pcyt2 gene encoding ethanolamine-phosphate cytidylyltransferase isoform X2 — protein MRRDAPWSLGSLRRYGGGVGWTCYDMVHYGHSNQLRQARAMGDYLIAGVHTDEEIAKHKGPPVFTQEERYKMVQAIKWVDEVVPAAPYVTTLETLDKYNCDFCVHGNDITLTVDGRDTYEEVKQAGRYRECKRTQGVSTTDLVGRMLLVTKAHHSSQEMSSEYREYADSFGKPPHPTPAGDTLSSEVSSQCPGGQNPWTGVSQFLQTSQKIIQFASGKEPQPGETVIYVAGAFDLFHIGHVDFLEKVHKLAKRPYIIAGLHFDQEVNRYKGKNYPIMNLHERTLSVLACRYVSEVVIGAPYSVTAELLSHFKVDLVCHGKTEIVPDRDGSDPYQEPKRRGIFRQIDSGSDLTTDLIVQRIIKNRLEYEARNQKKEAKELAFLEAMRQQGAQPAGETD, from the exons CTATGACATGGTGCATTATGGTCACTCCAATCAGCTGCGCCAGGCACGGGCCATGGGGGACTACCTCATCGCGGGTGTGCATACGGATG AGGAAATTGCCAAGCATAAGGGGCCCCCAGTGTTTACCCAGGAGGAGAGGTACAAGATGGTACAGGCCATCAAGTGGGTGGATGAGGTGGTACCCGCTGCTCCCTACGTCACCACACTGGAGACACTGGACAAGTACAACTGTGACTTCTGTGTTCATGGCA ATGACATCACGTTGACAGTAGATGGCCGAGATACCTATGAGGAAGTGAAGCAGGCTGGGAGGTACAG AGAGTGCAAACGCACCCAGGGTGTGTCCACCACAGACCTTGTGGGTCGCATGCTGCTGGTGACCAAGGCCCACCATAGCAGCCAG GAGATGTCCTCCGAGTATCGGGAATATGCTGACAGTTTTGGCAAG CCCCCTCACCCGACACCTGCCGGGGACACACTTTCCTCAGAAGTCTCCTCCCAG TGTCCTGGGGGGCAGAACCCCTGGACAGGGGTGTCCCAGTTTCTACAGACATCCCAGAAGATCATCCAGTTTGCTTCTGGGAAGGAGCCCCAGCCTGGAGAGACAGTCATCTACGTGGCCGGTGCCTTTGACCTGTTCC ACATCGGGCACGTGGACTTCCTAGAGAAGGTGCATAAACTAGCCAAGAGGCCCTACATCATCGCCGGCCTACACTTTGACCAG GAAGTAAACCGATACAAGGGCAAGAACTACCCCATCATGAACCTGCACGAGCGGACTCTCAGTGTGCTGGCCTGCCGG TATGTTTCCGAAGTGGTGATTGGGGCACCGTACTCGGTCACAGCAGAGCTCCTGAGTCACTTCAAG GTGGACCTAGTATGTCATGGGAAGACAGAAATTGTACCTGACAGGGATGGCTCTGACCCCTACCAG GAGCCCAAGAGAAGAGGAATCTTCCGTCAGATCGACAGTGGTAGCGACCTCACTACAGACCTGATTGTGCAAAGGATTATCAAGAACAG GTTGGAGTACGAAGCCCGGAATCAGAAGAAGGAAGCCAAGGAATTGGCCTTTCTGGAGGCCATGAGGCAGCAGGGGGCACAGCCTGCAGGGGAGACTGACTAG
- the Pcyt2 gene encoding ethanolamine-phosphate cytidylyltransferase isoform X6, whose translation MIRNGHGEAGAAGRRVPAGQRAVRVWCDGCYDMVHYGHSNQLRQARAMGDYLIAGVHTDDDITLTVDGRDTYEEVKQAGRYRECKRTQGVSTTDLVGRMLLVTKAHHSSQEMSSEYREYADSFGKPPHPTPAGDTLSSEVSSQCPGGQNPWTGVSQFLQTSQKIIQFASGKEPQPGETVIYVAGAFDLFHIGHVDFLEKVHKLAKRPYIIAGLHFDQEVNRYKGKNYPIMNLHERTLSVLACRYVSEVVIGAPYSVTAELLSHFKVDLVCHGKTEIVPDRDGSDPYQEPKRRGIFRQIDSGSDLTTDLIVQRIIKNRLEYEARNQKKEAKELAFLEAMRQQGAQPAGETD comes from the exons CTATGACATGGTGCATTATGGTCACTCCAATCAGCTGCGCCAGGCACGGGCCATGGGGGACTACCTCATCGCGGGTGTGCATACGGATG ATGACATCACGTTGACAGTAGATGGCCGAGATACCTATGAGGAAGTGAAGCAGGCTGGGAGGTACAG AGAGTGCAAACGCACCCAGGGTGTGTCCACCACAGACCTTGTGGGTCGCATGCTGCTGGTGACCAAGGCCCACCATAGCAGCCAG GAGATGTCCTCCGAGTATCGGGAATATGCTGACAGTTTTGGCAAG CCCCCTCACCCGACACCTGCCGGGGACACACTTTCCTCAGAAGTCTCCTCCCAG TGTCCTGGGGGGCAGAACCCCTGGACAGGGGTGTCCCAGTTTCTACAGACATCCCAGAAGATCATCCAGTTTGCTTCTGGGAAGGAGCCCCAGCCTGGAGAGACAGTCATCTACGTGGCCGGTGCCTTTGACCTGTTCC ACATCGGGCACGTGGACTTCCTAGAGAAGGTGCATAAACTAGCCAAGAGGCCCTACATCATCGCCGGCCTACACTTTGACCAG GAAGTAAACCGATACAAGGGCAAGAACTACCCCATCATGAACCTGCACGAGCGGACTCTCAGTGTGCTGGCCTGCCGG TATGTTTCCGAAGTGGTGATTGGGGCACCGTACTCGGTCACAGCAGAGCTCCTGAGTCACTTCAAG GTGGACCTAGTATGTCATGGGAAGACAGAAATTGTACCTGACAGGGATGGCTCTGACCCCTACCAG GAGCCCAAGAGAAGAGGAATCTTCCGTCAGATCGACAGTGGTAGCGACCTCACTACAGACCTGATTGTGCAAAGGATTATCAAGAACAG GTTGGAGTACGAAGCCCGGAATCAGAAGAAGGAAGCCAAGGAATTGGCCTTTCTGGAGGCCATGAGGCAGCAGGGGGCACAGCCTGCAGGGGAGACTGACTAG
- the Pcyt2 gene encoding ethanolamine-phosphate cytidylyltransferase isoform X5 — protein MAAMTWCIMVTPISCARHGPWGTTSSRVCIRMRKLPSIRGPQCLPRRRGTRWYRPSSGWMRWYPLLPTSPHWRHWTNDITLTVDGRDTYEEVKQAGRYRECKRTQGVSTTDLVGRMLLVTKAHHSSQEMSSEYREYADSFGKPPHPTPAGDTLSSEVSSQCPGGQNPWTGVSQFLQTSQKIIQFASGKEPQPGETVIYVAGAFDLFHIGHVDFLEKVHKLAKRPYIIAGLHFDQEVNRYKGKNYPIMNLHERTLSVLACRYVSEVVIGAPYSVTAELLSHFKVDLVCHGKTEIVPDRDGSDPYQEPKRRGIFRQIDSGSDLTTDLIVQRIIKNRLEYEARNQKKEAKELAFLEAMRQQGAQPAGETD, from the exons CTATGACATGGTGCATTATGGTCACTCCAATCAGCTGCGCCAGGCACGGGCCATGGGGGACTACCTCATCGCGGGTGTGCATACGGATG AGGAAATTGCCAAGCATAAGGGGCCCCCAGTGTTTACCCAGGAGGAGAGGTACAAGATGGTACAGGCCATCAAGTGGGTGGATGAGGTGGTACCCGCTGCTCCCTACGTCACCACACTGGAGACACTGGACAA ATGACATCACGTTGACAGTAGATGGCCGAGATACCTATGAGGAAGTGAAGCAGGCTGGGAGGTACAG AGAGTGCAAACGCACCCAGGGTGTGTCCACCACAGACCTTGTGGGTCGCATGCTGCTGGTGACCAAGGCCCACCATAGCAGCCAG GAGATGTCCTCCGAGTATCGGGAATATGCTGACAGTTTTGGCAAG CCCCCTCACCCGACACCTGCCGGGGACACACTTTCCTCAGAAGTCTCCTCCCAG TGTCCTGGGGGGCAGAACCCCTGGACAGGGGTGTCCCAGTTTCTACAGACATCCCAGAAGATCATCCAGTTTGCTTCTGGGAAGGAGCCCCAGCCTGGAGAGACAGTCATCTACGTGGCCGGTGCCTTTGACCTGTTCC ACATCGGGCACGTGGACTTCCTAGAGAAGGTGCATAAACTAGCCAAGAGGCCCTACATCATCGCCGGCCTACACTTTGACCAG GAAGTAAACCGATACAAGGGCAAGAACTACCCCATCATGAACCTGCACGAGCGGACTCTCAGTGTGCTGGCCTGCCGG TATGTTTCCGAAGTGGTGATTGGGGCACCGTACTCGGTCACAGCAGAGCTCCTGAGTCACTTCAAG GTGGACCTAGTATGTCATGGGAAGACAGAAATTGTACCTGACAGGGATGGCTCTGACCCCTACCAG GAGCCCAAGAGAAGAGGAATCTTCCGTCAGATCGACAGTGGTAGCGACCTCACTACAGACCTGATTGTGCAAAGGATTATCAAGAACAG GTTGGAGTACGAAGCCCGGAATCAGAAGAAGGAAGCCAAGGAATTGGCCTTTCTGGAGGCCATGAGGCAGCAGGGGGCACAGCCTGCAGGGGAGACTGACTAG
- the Pcyt2 gene encoding ethanolamine-phosphate cytidylyltransferase isoform X8 — translation MIRNGHGEAGAAGRRVPAGQRAVRVWCDGCYDMVHYGHSNQLRQARAMGDYLIAGVHTDDDITLTVDGRDTYEEVKQAGRYRECKRTQGVSTTDLVGRMLLVTKAHHSSQEMSSEYREYADSFGKCPGGQNPWTGVSQFLQTSQKIIQFASGKEPQPGETVIYVAGAFDLFHIGHVDFLEKVHKLAKRPYIIAGLHFDQEVNRYKGKNYPIMNLHERTLSVLACRYVSEVVIGAPYSVTAELLSHFKVDLVCHGKTEIVPDRDGSDPYQEPKRRGIFRQIDSGSDLTTDLIVQRIIKNRLEYEARNQKKEAKELAFLEAMRQQGAQPAGETD, via the exons CTATGACATGGTGCATTATGGTCACTCCAATCAGCTGCGCCAGGCACGGGCCATGGGGGACTACCTCATCGCGGGTGTGCATACGGATG ATGACATCACGTTGACAGTAGATGGCCGAGATACCTATGAGGAAGTGAAGCAGGCTGGGAGGTACAG AGAGTGCAAACGCACCCAGGGTGTGTCCACCACAGACCTTGTGGGTCGCATGCTGCTGGTGACCAAGGCCCACCATAGCAGCCAG GAGATGTCCTCCGAGTATCGGGAATATGCTGACAGTTTTGGCAAG TGTCCTGGGGGGCAGAACCCCTGGACAGGGGTGTCCCAGTTTCTACAGACATCCCAGAAGATCATCCAGTTTGCTTCTGGGAAGGAGCCCCAGCCTGGAGAGACAGTCATCTACGTGGCCGGTGCCTTTGACCTGTTCC ACATCGGGCACGTGGACTTCCTAGAGAAGGTGCATAAACTAGCCAAGAGGCCCTACATCATCGCCGGCCTACACTTTGACCAG GAAGTAAACCGATACAAGGGCAAGAACTACCCCATCATGAACCTGCACGAGCGGACTCTCAGTGTGCTGGCCTGCCGG TATGTTTCCGAAGTGGTGATTGGGGCACCGTACTCGGTCACAGCAGAGCTCCTGAGTCACTTCAAG GTGGACCTAGTATGTCATGGGAAGACAGAAATTGTACCTGACAGGGATGGCTCTGACCCCTACCAG GAGCCCAAGAGAAGAGGAATCTTCCGTCAGATCGACAGTGGTAGCGACCTCACTACAGACCTGATTGTGCAAAGGATTATCAAGAACAG GTTGGAGTACGAAGCCCGGAATCAGAAGAAGGAAGCCAAGGAATTGGCCTTTCTGGAGGCCATGAGGCAGCAGGGGGCACAGCCTGCAGGGGAGACTGACTAG
- the Pcyt2 gene encoding ethanolamine-phosphate cytidylyltransferase isoform X1, translating to MIRNGHGEAGAAGRRVPAGQRAVRVWCDGCYDMVHYGHSNQLRQARAMGDYLIAGVHTDEEIAKHKGPPVFTQEERYKMVQAIKWVDEVVPAAPYVTTLETLDKYNCDFCVHGNDITLTVDGRDTYEEVKQAGRYRECKRTQGVSTTDLVGRMLLVTKAHHSSQEMSSEYREYADSFGKPPHPTPAGDTLSSEVSSQCPGGQNPWTGVSQFLQTSQKIIQFASGKEPQPGETVIYVAGAFDLFHIGHVDFLEKVHKLAKRPYIIAGLHFDQEVNRYKGKNYPIMNLHERTLSVLACRYVSEVVIGAPYSVTAELLSHFKVDLVCHGKTEIVPDRDGSDPYQEPKRRGIFRQIDSGSDLTTDLIVQRIIKNRLEYEARNQKKEAKELAFLEAMRQQGAQPAGETD from the exons CTATGACATGGTGCATTATGGTCACTCCAATCAGCTGCGCCAGGCACGGGCCATGGGGGACTACCTCATCGCGGGTGTGCATACGGATG AGGAAATTGCCAAGCATAAGGGGCCCCCAGTGTTTACCCAGGAGGAGAGGTACAAGATGGTACAGGCCATCAAGTGGGTGGATGAGGTGGTACCCGCTGCTCCCTACGTCACCACACTGGAGACACTGGACAAGTACAACTGTGACTTCTGTGTTCATGGCA ATGACATCACGTTGACAGTAGATGGCCGAGATACCTATGAGGAAGTGAAGCAGGCTGGGAGGTACAG AGAGTGCAAACGCACCCAGGGTGTGTCCACCACAGACCTTGTGGGTCGCATGCTGCTGGTGACCAAGGCCCACCATAGCAGCCAG GAGATGTCCTCCGAGTATCGGGAATATGCTGACAGTTTTGGCAAG CCCCCTCACCCGACACCTGCCGGGGACACACTTTCCTCAGAAGTCTCCTCCCAG TGTCCTGGGGGGCAGAACCCCTGGACAGGGGTGTCCCAGTTTCTACAGACATCCCAGAAGATCATCCAGTTTGCTTCTGGGAAGGAGCCCCAGCCTGGAGAGACAGTCATCTACGTGGCCGGTGCCTTTGACCTGTTCC ACATCGGGCACGTGGACTTCCTAGAGAAGGTGCATAAACTAGCCAAGAGGCCCTACATCATCGCCGGCCTACACTTTGACCAG GAAGTAAACCGATACAAGGGCAAGAACTACCCCATCATGAACCTGCACGAGCGGACTCTCAGTGTGCTGGCCTGCCGG TATGTTTCCGAAGTGGTGATTGGGGCACCGTACTCGGTCACAGCAGAGCTCCTGAGTCACTTCAAG GTGGACCTAGTATGTCATGGGAAGACAGAAATTGTACCTGACAGGGATGGCTCTGACCCCTACCAG GAGCCCAAGAGAAGAGGAATCTTCCGTCAGATCGACAGTGGTAGCGACCTCACTACAGACCTGATTGTGCAAAGGATTATCAAGAACAG GTTGGAGTACGAAGCCCGGAATCAGAAGAAGGAAGCCAAGGAATTGGCCTTTCTGGAGGCCATGAGGCAGCAGGGGGCACAGCCTGCAGGGGAGACTGACTAG
- the Pcyt2 gene encoding ethanolamine-phosphate cytidylyltransferase isoform X3: protein MIRNGHGEAGAAGRRVPAGQRAVRVWCDGCYDMVHYGHSNQLRQARAMGDYLIAGVHTDEEIAKHKGPPVFTQEERYKMVQAIKWVDEVVPAAPYVTTLETLDKYNCDFCVHGNDITLTVDGRDTYEEVKQAGRYRECKRTQGVSTTDLVGRMLLVTKAHHSSQEMSSEYREYADSFGKCPGGQNPWTGVSQFLQTSQKIIQFASGKEPQPGETVIYVAGAFDLFHIGHVDFLEKVHKLAKRPYIIAGLHFDQEVNRYKGKNYPIMNLHERTLSVLACRYVSEVVIGAPYSVTAELLSHFKVDLVCHGKTEIVPDRDGSDPYQEPKRRGIFRQIDSGSDLTTDLIVQRIIKNRLEYEARNQKKEAKELAFLEAMRQQGAQPAGETD from the exons CTATGACATGGTGCATTATGGTCACTCCAATCAGCTGCGCCAGGCACGGGCCATGGGGGACTACCTCATCGCGGGTGTGCATACGGATG AGGAAATTGCCAAGCATAAGGGGCCCCCAGTGTTTACCCAGGAGGAGAGGTACAAGATGGTACAGGCCATCAAGTGGGTGGATGAGGTGGTACCCGCTGCTCCCTACGTCACCACACTGGAGACACTGGACAAGTACAACTGTGACTTCTGTGTTCATGGCA ATGACATCACGTTGACAGTAGATGGCCGAGATACCTATGAGGAAGTGAAGCAGGCTGGGAGGTACAG AGAGTGCAAACGCACCCAGGGTGTGTCCACCACAGACCTTGTGGGTCGCATGCTGCTGGTGACCAAGGCCCACCATAGCAGCCAG GAGATGTCCTCCGAGTATCGGGAATATGCTGACAGTTTTGGCAAG TGTCCTGGGGGGCAGAACCCCTGGACAGGGGTGTCCCAGTTTCTACAGACATCCCAGAAGATCATCCAGTTTGCTTCTGGGAAGGAGCCCCAGCCTGGAGAGACAGTCATCTACGTGGCCGGTGCCTTTGACCTGTTCC ACATCGGGCACGTGGACTTCCTAGAGAAGGTGCATAAACTAGCCAAGAGGCCCTACATCATCGCCGGCCTACACTTTGACCAG GAAGTAAACCGATACAAGGGCAAGAACTACCCCATCATGAACCTGCACGAGCGGACTCTCAGTGTGCTGGCCTGCCGG TATGTTTCCGAAGTGGTGATTGGGGCACCGTACTCGGTCACAGCAGAGCTCCTGAGTCACTTCAAG GTGGACCTAGTATGTCATGGGAAGACAGAAATTGTACCTGACAGGGATGGCTCTGACCCCTACCAG GAGCCCAAGAGAAGAGGAATCTTCCGTCAGATCGACAGTGGTAGCGACCTCACTACAGACCTGATTGTGCAAAGGATTATCAAGAACAG GTTGGAGTACGAAGCCCGGAATCAGAAGAAGGAAGCCAAGGAATTGGCCTTTCTGGAGGCCATGAGGCAGCAGGGGGCACAGCCTGCAGGGGAGACTGACTAG
- the Pcyt2 gene encoding ethanolamine-phosphate cytidylyltransferase isoform X9 produces the protein MIRNGHGEAGAAGRRVPAGQRAVRVWCDGCYDMVHYGHSNQLRQARAMGDYLIAGVHTDEEIAKHKGPPVFTQEERYKMVQAIKWVDEVVPAAPYVTTLETLDKYNCDFCVHGNDITLTVDGRDTYEEVKQAGRYRECKRTQGVSTTDLVGRMLLVTKAHHSSQEMSSEYREYADSFGKPPHPTPAGDTLSSEVSSQCPGGQNPWTGVSQFLQTSQKIIQFASGKEPQPGETVIYVAGAFDLFHIGHVDFLEKVHKLAKRPYIIAGLHFDQEVNRYKGKNYPIMNLHERTLSVLACRYVSEVVIGAPYSVTAELLSHFKVDLVCHGKTEIVPDRDGSDPYQASRSPREEESSVRSTVVATSLQT, from the exons CTATGACATGGTGCATTATGGTCACTCCAATCAGCTGCGCCAGGCACGGGCCATGGGGGACTACCTCATCGCGGGTGTGCATACGGATG AGGAAATTGCCAAGCATAAGGGGCCCCCAGTGTTTACCCAGGAGGAGAGGTACAAGATGGTACAGGCCATCAAGTGGGTGGATGAGGTGGTACCCGCTGCTCCCTACGTCACCACACTGGAGACACTGGACAAGTACAACTGTGACTTCTGTGTTCATGGCA ATGACATCACGTTGACAGTAGATGGCCGAGATACCTATGAGGAAGTGAAGCAGGCTGGGAGGTACAG AGAGTGCAAACGCACCCAGGGTGTGTCCACCACAGACCTTGTGGGTCGCATGCTGCTGGTGACCAAGGCCCACCATAGCAGCCAG GAGATGTCCTCCGAGTATCGGGAATATGCTGACAGTTTTGGCAAG CCCCCTCACCCGACACCTGCCGGGGACACACTTTCCTCAGAAGTCTCCTCCCAG TGTCCTGGGGGGCAGAACCCCTGGACAGGGGTGTCCCAGTTTCTACAGACATCCCAGAAGATCATCCAGTTTGCTTCTGGGAAGGAGCCCCAGCCTGGAGAGACAGTCATCTACGTGGCCGGTGCCTTTGACCTGTTCC ACATCGGGCACGTGGACTTCCTAGAGAAGGTGCATAAACTAGCCAAGAGGCCCTACATCATCGCCGGCCTACACTTTGACCAG GAAGTAAACCGATACAAGGGCAAGAACTACCCCATCATGAACCTGCACGAGCGGACTCTCAGTGTGCTGGCCTGCCGG TATGTTTCCGAAGTGGTGATTGGGGCACCGTACTCGGTCACAGCAGAGCTCCTGAGTCACTTCAAG GTGGACCTAGTATGTCATGGGAAGACAGAAATTGTACCTGACAGGGATGGCTCTGACCCCTACCAG GCCTCCAGGAGCCCAAGAGAAGAGGAATCTTCCGTCAGATCGACAGTGGTAGCGACCTCACTACAGACCTGA